A window from Podospora bellae-mahoneyi strain CBS 112042 chromosome 1 map unlocalized CBS112042p_1, whole genome shotgun sequence encodes these proteins:
- a CDS encoding uncharacterized protein (EggNog:ENOG503P8FC) gives MSSPLTPEQIRQLSEQAQEFRPVNAFRRPSTFLSLAPSTSESYPRSQKQETSAPPLTAEALAAIPQKQDEQKRRASSLSSDASKFRFLKLGPVHWGEHQDGVKEDFYEVAVEE, from the coding sequence ATGtcttcccccctcaccccagAGCAAATCCGCCAGCTCTCGGAGCAAGCCCAAGAGTTCCGCCCCGTGAACGCCTTCCGCCGGCCTTCCACCTTTTTGTCcctcgccccctccacctcggagTCGTACCCCCGCAGCCAGAAGCAAGAGACCTCTGCGCCCCCCCTCACAGCCGAGGCCCTCGCCGCCATTCCCCAGAAGCAAGACGAGCAGAAGCGCCGCGCCTCGAGCCTGAGCTCAGACGCCTCCAAGTTCCGGTTCTTGAAGCTGGGACCCGTCCACTGGGGCGAGCACCAGGACGGTGTCAAGGAGGACTTTTAtgaggttgctgttgaggagtgA